TTTTCATTCTTCTTTCCAATAGCTTTCTGTAGGTAAGCTTTTCTATTTTGAGCTAAGTCGGAATTCTCAGAATAATGTTTTCCAAATAAATCTAAACCTAATTCAAATGGAGTTTTGCTACTTCCTCGATTTTTGATATATTCTAGAATAGAATCTTTAACTATTTCAGTACGACTTTTTCCTTCTGATTTTGCAAAAGAATCTAGTTTTCTTTCTAGTTCTGGAGGTAAGCGTAAACTGATCATAATTTAAAAC
This sequence is a window from Leptospira limi. Protein-coding genes within it:
- a CDS encoding ribbon-helix-helix protein, CopG family, whose amino-acid sequence is MISLRLPPELERKLDSFAKSEGKSRTEIVKDSILEYIKNRGSSKTPFELGLDLFGKHYSENSDLAQNRKAYLQKAIGKKNEKRSSH